In Nicotiana tabacum cultivar K326 chromosome 17, ASM71507v2, whole genome shotgun sequence, one DNA window encodes the following:
- the LOC107789807 gene encoding calcium-dependent protein kinase 28-like (The RefSeq protein has 5 substitutions compared to this genomic sequence) produces MGNNCFSSSKVSGSNSNTPSTTATATTVNVRRNKANPPSTSTITSTKQEGSHCNKQKVKDNHKSQHQKQQPRNSQQNVKKHNNGRRQKSGVIACGKRTDFGYDKDFDKRFTIGKLLGHGQFGYTYVATHKSNGDRVAVKRIEKNKMVLPIAVEDVKREVKILKALSGHENVVQFNNAFEDDNYVYIVMELCEGGELLDRILAKKDSRYAEKDAAIVVRQMLKEAAQCHLHGLVHRDMKPENFLFKSSKEDSPLKATDFGLSDFIRPGKKFQDIVGSAYYVAPEVLKRRSGPESDEWSIGVITYILLCGRRRFWDKTEDGIFKEVLRNKPDFRRKPWPTISNSAKDFVKKLLVKDPRARLTAAQALSHPWVREGGDASEIPLDISVLSNMRQFVKYSRLKQFALRALASTVDEEELADVRDQFSAIDVDKNGVISLEEMRQALAKDLPWKMKESRVLEILQAIDSNSDGLLDFPEFVAATLHVHQLEEHNSIKWQERSQAAFEEFDVDRDGFITPEELRMHTGLKGSIDPLLEEADIDKDGKISLSEFRRLLRTASISSRMVTSPTVRGSRKS; encoded by the exons ATGGGTAATAACTGTTTTTCTAGCTCAAAAGTTAGTGGTTCTAACAGCAACACCCCCTCCACCACCGCCACAGCCACCACCGTGAATGTCCGGAGGAACAAAGCAAATCCACCTTCTACATCcacaattacatcaacaaaaCAAGAAGGGTCTCATTGCAATAAACAGAAAGTTAAAGATAACCACAAAAgccaacaccaaaaacaacaaccTAGAAATTCTCAGCAAAATGTTAAGAAGCATAATAATGGGAGGAGACAGAAGAGTGGGGTTATTGCTTGTGGGAAAAGAACTGATTTTGGGTATGATAAAGATTTTGATAAGAGGTTTACCATTGGGAAGTTGTTGGGTCATGGCCAATTTGGTTATACCTACGTTGCCACCCACAAGTCTAATGGAGATCGCGTCGCTGTCAAGAGAATTGAGAAGAACAAG ATGGTTCTTCCGATTGCAGTTGAGGATGTAAAACGAGAAGTCAAGATATTGAAGGCCTTATCCGGTCATGAGAATGTGGTTCAATTCAATAATGCATTTGAGGATGATAACTACGTCTACATAGTAATGGA GTTATGTGAGGGTGGAGAACTCTTGGACCGCATTTTGGCCAA AAAGGACAGCCGTTATGCCGAGAAAGATGCAGCAATAGTTGTACGTCAGATGCTAAAAGTTGCCGCTCAATGTCATTTACATGGTTTGGTGCATCGTGATATGAAACCTGAG AATTTTCTCTTTAAATCTTCAAAGGAGGATTCACCATTGAAGGCCACAGATTTTGGTCTTTCAGACTTCATAAGACCAG GGAAGAAGTTCCAAGATATTGTTGGTAGTGCATATTACGTAGCGCCAGAGGTATTAAAGCGTAGATCAGGACCCGAATCAGATGTGTGGAGTATTGGTGTTATTACATACATTTTGCTCTGTGGCCGTCGGCCCTTCTGGGATAAAACAGAGGATGGCATATTCAAGGAG GTACTAAGAAACAAGCCTGATTTTCGTCGCAAGCCGTGGCCAACTATCAGCAACAGTGCTAAAGATTTTGTTAAGAAATTATTGGTGAAGGATCCTCGTGCTAGACTTACTGCTGCCCAGGCCCTAT CGCATCCATGGGTCCGCGAAGGAGGTGATGCATCTGAGATTCCACTGGACATTTCTGTCTTATCAAACATGCGACAATTTGTCAAGTACAGTCGATTAAAACAGTTTGCTTTACGG GCATTGGCTAGCACAGTTGATGAGGAGGAGCTGGCAGATGTCCGGGATCAGTTTTCTGCAATTGATGTGGATAAAAATGGTGTCATTAGCCTTGAAGAAATGAGACAG GCCCTTGCTAAGGATCTTCCCTGGAAGATGAAAGAGTCACGGGTTCTTGAGATTCTTCAAGCG ATTGATAGTAACACAGATGGGCTAGTTGATTTCCCAGAGTTTGTCGCAGCCACTCTACATGTCCATCAGTTGGAGGAGCATAATTCTATAAAATGGCAGGAAAGATCGCAAGCTGCTTTTGAGGAATTTGATGTTGATAGAGATGGATTCATAACTCCAGAAGAACTTAGAATG CATACTGGATTAAAGGGCTCCATAGACCCACTTCTAGAAGAAGCAGATATCGACAAAGATGGGAAGATAAGCTTGTCGGAATTTCGTAGGCTTCTAAGAACTGCAAGTATAAGCTCGCGGATGGTGACTAGTCCAACTGTTAGAGGCTCTCGGAAAAGTTAG